The region TTGCGCAGGCCAGGATCGGTGAAAGGAAACAGCGCGAGCGCCGGAATGCCGAGCGCCGCCGCCTCGGTTGCGGCGCGTACGGCCTCGTCAATGGAGAAGCGTTCCACACCCGGCATCGAACCTACCGGCTCCCGCGTGTTTTCCCCTTCGCAAAGAAAAACCGGCCAGATGAGATCGTCGACGCTCAAATTGTTTTCACGGACGAGGCGGCGCGCCCAGTCCGCCTTGCGGTTGCGCCTCGGCCGGACCGCAAGGTCAAGTTTTCGCGCGGCGGCGGGCGCGGTTTGCACCGCCGGCGGTTCGTGTTTTGGACGTTGAATCAGAGGCCAGACCATGCAAGGCTCCGGTGGAAATTTAAGGCCTCTCGCACGGAGGCGACAATATATCATGCGCCTGGAGGGCGAGAGAAGCGTCATGCCCGCTCTGGGCCGCAAAAGCCAGGAGCAACTTTTCGTCGGCGGCGAGATGGGCGAGGATGGCCGCCAGAAATCCAGGCTCCGCCGCCGCTTGCCGTAAATTTTCCAAGCCAATGCCGCTGAGAGCCAAAAACCGGTCAAGCCGGTCAGGCTCCGCCGCCAAAAAGTTTAGCGCCTCGATGGCAAGCGTCTCGGCGGAGGATTTCGTAAGTTTGGGCGTTTTGAGCGAAGAGGCCTTAAAATTGAGATTTTCCATTATAAGGATTGTCCTTTCGTCAATTTCCGTCCGTTGTTGACGCGCGCGGCTGGATGGCGCTCCCAGGTCTAGCCGCCCGGAATCAGGTATTTTTGATGCAAAAGAGCATTCTGATCGTAGAAGACAATGAGTTGAACATGAAGCTGTTCAACGATCTTTTGGAGGCGCATGGCTACAAGACGATCCAAACGCGCAGCGGTCTCGAGGCGGTGGCGCTGGCGCGCCAGCACCGCCCAGACCTCATTTTGATGGACATTCAATTGCCCGAGATTTCCGGTCTCGAGGTGACGCAAAAGTTGAAAAATGACGGCGATCTACGCCATATTCCGGTGATTGCGATCACCGCCTTCGCCATGAAGGGAGACGAGGAAAAAATCCTGCAGGGCGGCTGCGAGGCCTATCTCTCAAAACCCATTTCCATCGTGAAGTTTCTTGAAACCGTCCGCAATCATCTCAAGGAAAATTAGACCGGGCGGGCGAAGCCTTTGCCTTAGCGCCGTCTAGCGACGAACCCCGGCCAGGGGCCAAGAAGCCAGTTGCATTTTGCCGCATTCACAGGTTAACTAAGGGTGCCGGGCATGATTTCTATCTAGCGGCGCGAAGCGGGATCCTGAAAGAAAGTCCTGCTCGCAGCTGTGCGTATCGTAATGCGTATTCGGCGTTGAACTTCAGATACCCTGCGGAGTGCTCGGGTCCGCCGCATCTCCTGGGTCCGTAGGGTTGGCCGGCGTGCAGATGGTTATAGGAGTGGCCTCCTCGAAACGCCATTTGCCGCCGGCCACCTTCACCGGTCGCGCCGGCTGGCAAAATTCCCGAATCGGCAATCCCCCTTGATGATGATCTGAGGAGCTGCTCA is a window of Methylocapsa sp. D3K7 DNA encoding:
- a CDS encoding DUF3572 domain-containing protein, with the translated sequence MENLNFKASSLKTPKLTKSSAETLAIEALNFLAAEPDRLDRFLALSGIGLENLRQAAAEPGFLAAILAHLAADEKLLLAFAAQSGHDASLALQAHDILSPPCERP
- a CDS encoding response regulator, which produces MQKSILIVEDNELNMKLFNDLLEAHGYKTIQTRSGLEAVALARQHRPDLILMDIQLPEISGLEVTQKLKNDGDLRHIPVIAITAFAMKGDEEKILQGGCEAYLSKPISIVKFLETVRNHLKEN